A region of the Terriglobia bacterium genome:
GCGAAACCCTACCAGCCACGTCCGCGACACGTTCGTCGCGCCGGAATCGAAGCGCGGGAGTGCCCGCCCGTGCTGGGGGTGTCGTCCCATGGATCCCACGACCGCGATCCTGGCCGAGGATGACGAGATCGTCCGGAGAAGCTCCGGGCGTTGCCGAGGGCCGACGGAGACGATCGGCTTCGAGCACTTCTCGGCGTGGATGGCGGGTTGCCGACGAAGGGCGTACACGGGGCTCTGACGACGCTCAGCCCCAGCGGCGGAGGTCCGTCGCCGCTGTTGCGCGACATCACGCGCGACGCGGTAGGGTTACACCCCATGGATGAGTCCGCCTCCACGGCGTACGGTCCCAACGCATGAGGATCGACGAATTTCCATGCCGAGGAGGACAGCGCCCATGAAGCCACCTCGGTCGCAACCGACCGACCCCGTCGAGAGCGTCTCGCGCGAGAGCGAGCCGGCCTTGCCGGGGAAGAGAAGGGGAGTCCTGAGGGCGGCGTCACCGATGCTGCGGCTCTACCTCCAGGAGATGGGCCTGACCCCGCTGCTCGACGAGCAGAACGAAGCGAGGCTCGCCAGCCAGCTCAAGGGCGCTCGGCTGGTGATCGCGAAGCTGGCGCAGGCCCTGCCCGAGAGCTGCCGCGAGATCGTCCTCGAGGGGGACGAGTCCGGGCCGAAGCTCGGCGCCGCATGGCCGCTGAGTCAGCTCGAGAGCTTCCTCCGCAAGCTCGTGCACTACGCCCCCAATCGCCCGGACACCACGGTGGCCTCCGCGCTCCGCGAGATCCGGACCCACAAGACCTCCCTGAACGACGCCCGGGACGCTCTCATCCTCGCCAACCTACGACTGGTCGTGCACATCGCGAAGAGGTACGCGAACAACGGACTGCCCGTGATGGATCTCATCCAGGAAGGGAACGTGGGGCTCCTGCGGGCCGTGGAGAAGTTCGAGCACGAGCGAGGCCACAAGTTCTCGACCTACGCGTTCTGGTGGATCAAGCAGGGCGTCGAGCGGGGGATCGCGGAGAAGTCGCGGACGATCCGCATCCCCGTGCACGTGAACGAGAGGATCCGCAAGATCGAACTCGCCGCGCGCGATCTGAACCATCGCCTCGGACGGAAGGCGACGCCGCGCGATATCGCGACGCAGCTCAGGATGCCGGTGGGCAAGGTCGATCATGCGCTCTCCCTCGGGCGGGAGCCGATGCCGCTCGAGGGCGGCGCCGGCGATTGCGAGGGCTACGACCTGGCGAAGTTCATCCCCGACCAGCAGGCCCCTTCGCCGTTCGCCCGAGCTTCGCAGCGCGAGGTCACGCAGCGCGTCGAGTCGATTCTCCGGGAACTCAATCCCCGCGAGGAGACGATCATCCGGATGCGATTCGGGCTCGGACCCGAGGCCGCACGGACGCTCGAGCAGGTCGGCGTGCGGCTCCGCCTGTCTCGCGAGCGCGTGCGCCAGCTCGAGGGGCACGCGCTCGCTAAGATCAAGGCGTCCCCTCTGTGCAGCGACCTGGCCGTGCTGTTCGGGGTCGGAGAGTCGCTGGGCCTTCGCGCAAGATCGCCCACTGAATCCTGGAGGAACGATGGAACATCAGCTACCCGTGGCGCTAGAGGTGGCCTTGTACGTGGCGTCGCTCGCGATCGTGGTGTCCGTACCGGTCCTCGTCGGAACGCTGCTCCGGTCTCGCAAGCAGCTCGAGCGCCTCGTCGGAACGGTCGAGGAGCTCGAGGCGGAGATGAAGCCCCTGGCCCAGGAGACGCGAGACCTCGTGAACAGGCTCCGCGATCTCACAGGGCGTGCGCAGGAGCGGAGGATGGAAGTGGAAGGAATCATCGATACGGCACGCCACTGGTCCGAGCGGGCGGATCATCTGGTGGAGGAGATCGGAGCCGCGGTGGAACCGCCCATCTTCGCGGCGACTCGCGGCATTCGCCTTCTTCGGAGAGGGCTCGAGG
Encoded here:
- a CDS encoding sigma-70 family RNA polymerase sigma factor, translating into MKPPRSQPTDPVESVSRESEPALPGKRRGVLRAASPMLRLYLQEMGLTPLLDEQNEARLASQLKGARLVIAKLAQALPESCREIVLEGDESGPKLGAAWPLSQLESFLRKLVHYAPNRPDTTVASALREIRTHKTSLNDARDALILANLRLVVHIAKRYANNGLPVMDLIQEGNVGLLRAVEKFEHERGHKFSTYAFWWIKQGVERGIAEKSRTIRIPVHVNERIRKIELAARDLNHRLGRKATPRDIATQLRMPVGKVDHALSLGREPMPLEGGAGDCEGYDLAKFIPDQQAPSPFARASQREVTQRVESILRELNPREETIIRMRFGLGPEAARTLEQVGVRLRLSRERVRQLEGHALAKIKASPLCSDLAVLFGVGESLGLRARSPTESWRNDGTSATRGARGGLVRGVARDRGVRTGPRRNAAPVSQAARAPRRNGRGARGGDEAPGPGDARPREQAPRSHRACAGAEDGSGRNHRYGTPLVRAGGSSGGGDRSRGGTAHLRGDSRHSPSSERARGVRAGAAEPEAAPSTESGEPMSDDGQGSVPGILVAAAVGAVVGEGVASFRRHPSRREAIPSRRG